The following are encoded in a window of Geobacter metallireducens GS-15 genomic DNA:
- a CDS encoding GeoRSP system radical SAM/SPASM protein: MPNEVVLEAPLTINWAINNSCNFACRHCYSRGDTHEELPREVLLACLEKVAQAGVFSVNFGGGEPLLHPGILEIACHARSLGLRISMNSNGWLLDREMAGALRDAGFTKVGISIDSHIPKVHDRFRGVAGSHGRAVAALGDLAEAGIDTSISTVICRINNTAIDDLVAFAREQGARQLNFHNFKCSGLGLSHKDELDLTPEEWQEFYRRALAARDGEKGLDISLDDPIIALLGARDTGSLVKGSVCGKLSLNIKANGDMTPCGFIPIVIGNIVRDDLKQVWRDSAVLEKMRNKKPTGKCAGCGKYEDCLGGCSARALALTGDLNSPDPHCWA; this comes from the coding sequence ATGCCGAATGAGGTTGTCCTCGAAGCGCCGTTGACTATCAACTGGGCCATCAACAACAGCTGCAACTTCGCCTGCCGCCACTGCTACAGCCGTGGGGACACCCACGAGGAGCTCCCCCGGGAGGTCCTTCTCGCCTGTCTGGAAAAGGTGGCGCAGGCCGGGGTCTTCTCCGTCAATTTCGGCGGCGGGGAGCCGCTTCTCCATCCCGGTATCCTGGAGATCGCCTGCCACGCCAGGAGCCTGGGGCTGCGGATCTCCATGAACAGCAACGGCTGGCTCCTGGACCGGGAGATGGCCGGGGCGCTGCGGGACGCTGGCTTCACCAAGGTGGGGATCAGCATCGATAGCCACATCCCCAAGGTCCACGACCGGTTCCGAGGCGTTGCGGGGAGCCACGGCCGGGCCGTGGCGGCCCTGGGGGACCTGGCGGAGGCCGGCATCGACACCTCCATCTCCACGGTCATCTGCCGGATCAACAATACCGCCATCGACGACCTGGTGGCCTTTGCCCGGGAGCAGGGGGCGCGGCAGCTCAACTTCCACAACTTCAAATGCTCGGGGCTCGGCCTTTCCCACAAGGATGAACTGGACCTGACGCCGGAGGAGTGGCAGGAGTTCTACCGGCGCGCCCTGGCCGCCAGGGACGGGGAGAAGGGGCTCGACATCTCCCTGGATGATCCGATCATCGCCCTTCTGGGGGCCCGTGACACCGGAAGCCTCGTCAAGGGGAGCGTCTGCGGCAAGCTCTCCCTCAACATCAAGGCCAACGGCGACATGACCCCCTGCGGCTTCATCCCCATCGTCATCGGCAACATCGTCCGGGACGACCTGAAGCAGGTCTGGCGCGATTCGGCGGTGCTGGAGAAGATGCGCAACAAGAAGCCCACGGGCAAATGCGCCGGCTGCGGCAAGTACGAAGACTGCCTCGGCGGCTGCTCCGCCCGGGCCCTGGCCCTCACCGGCGACCTGAACAGCCCCGACCCCCACTGCTGGGCGTAA
- a CDS encoding carboxypeptidase-like regulatory domain-containing protein, whose translation MRGLFWLAAAWLLLFCAVPDGARAALLRGRVADIDGKPLAGAKLFVYDSANVRRPATFISPPSAADGTVVVTVPPGTYWVVARLKKDDSYGPLMPGEKHSGEPVVVDLTAEAEAAQEFTVADIRDLGRKHRAIATESVRLSGRVLDGEGKPVANAYVFASATRDGGRIPDYLSAWTGADGGYTLMIPAGRTYYVGSATRFPMSAWHPSTEVVPAAGKTEVALDVGLALD comes from the coding sequence ATGAGGGGACTATTCTGGCTGGCGGCGGCATGGCTGCTGCTCTTCTGTGCCGTGCCCGATGGCGCCCGGGCGGCGCTCCTCCGGGGGCGGGTGGCGGATATCGACGGCAAGCCCTTGGCGGGGGCAAAGCTCTTTGTCTACGACTCGGCCAACGTCCGGCGGCCGGCAACCTTCATTTCTCCCCCCTCGGCGGCGGACGGAACCGTCGTCGTCACGGTGCCGCCCGGAACTTACTGGGTGGTGGCGCGGCTCAAAAAGGACGATTCCTACGGTCCGCTCATGCCGGGCGAAAAGCACTCGGGTGAGCCTGTTGTCGTGGACCTGACCGCGGAAGCCGAGGCCGCGCAGGAGTTCACCGTGGCTGATATCCGTGACTTGGGGCGCAAGCACCGGGCCATCGCTACGGAGTCAGTGAGGCTTTCGGGTCGGGTGCTGGATGGTGAGGGGAAGCCGGTGGCCAATGCCTATGTGTTTGCCTCGGCCACCAGAGACGGCGGCCGGATTCCCGACTATCTATCGGCATGGACCGGTGCCGACGGCGGCTACACCCTCATGATCCCCGCCGGACGGACGTACTATGTTGGCAGCGCCACGCGTTTCCCGATGTCCGCATGGCACCCTTCGACGGAGGTTGTTCCCGCTGCCGGGAAAACGGAGGTTGCGCTGGATGTGGGGTTGGCGCTAGACTGA
- a CDS encoding permease: MAVNIFGSKPKEACEVHGHHSGSGNRMLVAMILISLSLVVWHVGSTGTGGHPAASGAAPVPFPVRLGSELRDLFFSDHGVLAELRDVFPYFLVGILIAGYLRTFKIAVKLQAKLRKYGVLSVFIASFVGIITPLCACGTVTTAISLLVAGIPLAPVMALMVTSPLLSPSTYLLTLNDLGPEWTAIRTISALSMGIFAGLVTHFLSNRPGFRKNEIFIEGALVRGDFHDEDYPDERLRCNCRRQFGNRIAVRTGNKFLIFLAKSVEMLWVVGKYVIVGVVIGAVVERYMPQEWVYRFFGQGDPLGILWVTLASVPMFLHQISASSIIHHIKGSLGGTLDAGAALAFMIGGPVTAVPTMVLFWSFFRKRVFFLYMFVCLSGTLLIAYAFQALVFTPGVDIGNPLLKGVASLSGGEASVIAKQDANVRMVLDPGGKGVVATYSNAVDGRGPVVFDGVRGRFTASLANRYDNRAYIGNIADWLGENSLTAASAKILVYSLGNGAGDAASLLGEKTLAELGARGFTVKAVERHDVPRITEGVLAGCGQVWLFFGDDHADGLNDAEVKLLADFNANGGGALIVPGVANTRGANLLVSRYGVTFSGVADNGPEVRVSAASTVLNRTAEWLGSVLKLVKKA, from the coding sequence ATGGCTGTAAACATCTTCGGATCAAAACCAAAGGAGGCGTGCGAGGTCCACGGACACCATTCGGGGTCCGGGAACCGGATGCTCGTCGCCATGATTCTCATCTCCCTCTCCCTGGTGGTGTGGCACGTCGGGTCCACCGGCACGGGGGGGCACCCGGCAGCCTCCGGGGCCGCGCCGGTCCCGTTTCCCGTGCGGCTCGGCAGCGAGCTCCGGGATCTGTTCTTCAGCGATCACGGCGTCCTGGCCGAACTCCGGGACGTGTTCCCCTACTTCCTCGTCGGCATCCTCATCGCCGGATATCTCCGCACCTTCAAGATCGCCGTCAAGCTCCAGGCCAAGCTCCGGAAGTACGGCGTGCTCAGCGTCTTTATCGCCTCCTTCGTGGGGATCATCACCCCCCTGTGCGCCTGCGGCACCGTGACCACCGCCATCAGCCTCCTGGTGGCGGGGATTCCCCTGGCGCCGGTCATGGCCCTCATGGTGACCTCGCCGCTGCTGAGCCCCTCCACCTATCTCCTCACCCTGAACGATCTCGGCCCCGAATGGACCGCCATCAGGACCATCTCCGCTCTCTCCATGGGGATCTTCGCCGGTCTCGTCACCCACTTCCTCAGCAATCGGCCCGGGTTCCGGAAAAACGAAATCTTCATCGAGGGGGCCCTGGTGAGGGGGGACTTCCACGACGAGGACTATCCCGACGAGCGGCTCCGGTGCAACTGCCGGCGCCAGTTCGGCAACCGGATCGCCGTCAGGACCGGGAACAAGTTTCTCATCTTCCTGGCCAAGTCCGTGGAAATGCTCTGGGTGGTGGGGAAGTACGTCATCGTCGGCGTCGTCATCGGGGCCGTGGTGGAGCGGTACATGCCCCAGGAGTGGGTCTACCGCTTCTTCGGCCAGGGGGACCCCCTCGGCATCCTCTGGGTGACCCTGGCATCGGTGCCCATGTTCCTGCACCAGATCAGCGCCTCCAGCATCATCCACCACATCAAGGGCTCCCTTGGCGGAACCCTCGACGCCGGCGCGGCCCTGGCGTTCATGATCGGTGGGCCGGTCACCGCCGTGCCCACCATGGTGCTCTTCTGGAGCTTCTTCCGGAAGCGGGTCTTTTTCCTCTACATGTTCGTCTGTCTCTCGGGAACGCTCCTCATTGCCTACGCGTTCCAGGCTCTCGTCTTCACGCCCGGCGTCGATATCGGGAATCCCCTGCTGAAGGGGGTCGCTTCGCTGTCGGGGGGGGAGGCCTCCGTCATTGCGAAGCAGGATGCCAACGTGCGGATGGTTCTGGACCCGGGAGGCAAGGGGGTTGTCGCCACCTACAGCAACGCGGTTGACGGCCGGGGACCCGTGGTGTTCGACGGGGTACGGGGGCGTTTCACCGCTTCCCTGGCCAACCGGTATGACAATCGGGCCTACATCGGCAACATCGCCGACTGGCTCGGGGAGAACTCCCTCACCGCCGCCTCCGCCAAGATTCTCGTCTACAGCCTCGGCAATGGTGCCGGCGATGCCGCATCGCTCCTGGGAGAGAAGACCCTGGCCGAGCTGGGTGCCAGGGGATTTACCGTCAAGGCGGTCGAAAGGCATGATGTGCCGCGAATTACCGAGGGGGTGCTGGCAGGCTGCGGCCAGGTGTGGCTCTTCTTCGGCGACGACCACGCCGACGGGTTGAACGATGCCGAAGTGAAGCTCCTTGCGGACTTTAATGCCAACGGGGGGGGCGCCCTGATTGTGCCCGGCGTGGCGAACACCCGCGGGGCCAACCTCCTTGTGTCCCGCTATGGCGTGACCTTCTCCGGCGTTGCCGACAACGGTCCGGAGGTGCGGGTTTCCGCCGCGTCAACGGTTCTCAACCGGACCGCCGAGTGGCTCGGCTCCGTTCTGAAACTGGTAAAAAAGGCCTGA
- a CDS encoding cupin domain-containing protein, producing MKSQVFDVQKLKKFTDEKRHQETIWSDDHARVSLICMKPGQEIITHTHHGSHIWMVMEGTGEFLSGKQVQTITTGQIVIVPAFEDHGIRNGSQENLVIASITGQGD from the coding sequence ATGAAATCACAGGTTTTTGATGTCCAGAAACTCAAGAAGTTCACCGACGAAAAACGCCACCAGGAGACCATCTGGTCCGATGACCACGCCCGGGTGAGCCTCATCTGCATGAAGCCGGGCCAGGAGATTATCACCCACACCCACCACGGCAGCCACATCTGGATGGTCATGGAGGGGACCGGCGAGTTCCTTTCCGGCAAGCAGGTCCAGACCATCACCACGGGGCAGATCGTCATCGTTCCCGCCTTCGAGGACCACGGCATCCGGAACGGGTCCCAGGAGAACCTCGTCATCGCCTCCATAACGGGGCAGGGGGATTAA
- a CDS encoding GeoRSP system PqqD family peptide chaperone, with amino-acid sequence MKTIHRNPNVMWREEADALARVQEAMDRGEEVEETGTSVLFSGGTMLSLNFLGTEIWKLCDGRALDGIVAELLPQFEVDEAVLREDVRAFLDELAAKGFVSHAE; translated from the coding sequence GTGAAGACGATACATCGCAACCCCAACGTCATGTGGCGCGAGGAGGCCGATGCCCTGGCCCGGGTCCAGGAGGCCATGGACCGGGGAGAGGAAGTGGAGGAGACCGGGACCTCGGTCCTCTTCTCCGGCGGGACCATGCTCTCCCTCAATTTTCTGGGGACCGAGATCTGGAAGCTCTGCGACGGCCGGGCCCTGGACGGCATCGTAGCGGAGCTCCTGCCACAGTTCGAGGTGGACGAGGCGGTGCTCCGGGAGGACGTCCGGGCTTTCCTGGACGAGCTGGCCGCCAAGGGGTTCGTCAGCCATGCCGAATGA